In a single window of the Hyalangium gracile genome:
- the argE gene encoding acetylornithine deacetylase, giving the protein MNDTLPALRTTLTELVALDTTSVRPNAPLIDYAQARLEAAGFVAERQRYMDDAGVEKVNLVAVKGGSEGRAALALVGHSDCVPYDAAWTDALRLTERDGRLYGRGACDTKGFIACALHAATRAEQLKAPLMVVLTADEEVGLVGAKKLVEAGKGRARHAIVGEPTRLVPVRANKGYCLGEVEVRGKEGHSAYPDTGASAIFRAGRFLQRLEQVALTVLREERDESFEPPFTTVNVGLISGGKAKNILPGVCRFTVEWRPIPGQSPRRVVELMESIRQELVKDEPAYEAHIRVLRTDQGVSTRPDAEVVRFLAEATGNAPETVSFGTEAPQLTALGAEAVVFGPGDIRIAHQTGEYVPIDDLVRCEAALSRAITRFCGS; this is encoded by the coding sequence GTGAATGACACGCTGCCCGCGCTGCGCACCACGCTGACGGAATTGGTCGCGCTGGACACCACCTCGGTGCGGCCCAACGCGCCGCTCATCGACTATGCGCAGGCGCGGCTGGAGGCCGCGGGCTTCGTGGCCGAGCGCCAGCGCTATATGGATGACGCGGGCGTGGAGAAGGTGAACCTGGTGGCGGTGAAGGGCGGCAGCGAGGGGCGCGCGGCGCTGGCGCTGGTGGGGCACTCGGACTGTGTACCGTATGACGCGGCGTGGACGGATGCGCTGCGGCTGACGGAGCGGGACGGGCGGCTCTACGGGCGCGGCGCGTGCGACACCAAGGGCTTCATCGCCTGCGCGCTGCATGCTGCCACGCGGGCCGAGCAGCTGAAGGCCCCGCTGATGGTGGTGCTCACCGCGGACGAGGAGGTTGGTCTGGTGGGCGCCAAGAAGCTGGTGGAGGCGGGGAAGGGGCGCGCGCGCCACGCCATCGTGGGAGAGCCCACGCGCCTGGTGCCAGTGCGAGCCAACAAGGGCTACTGCCTGGGCGAGGTGGAGGTGCGGGGCAAGGAGGGGCACAGCGCGTATCCGGACACCGGGGCCTCGGCCATCTTCCGGGCCGGGCGCTTCCTGCAGCGGCTGGAGCAGGTGGCGCTCACGGTGCTGCGCGAGGAGCGGGACGAGAGCTTCGAGCCGCCCTTCACCACGGTGAACGTGGGGCTCATCTCCGGCGGCAAGGCGAAGAACATCCTGCCGGGCGTGTGCCGCTTCACCGTGGAGTGGCGCCCCATCCCCGGCCAGTCGCCGCGGCGGGTGGTGGAGCTGATGGAGTCCATCCGCCAGGAGCTGGTGAAGGACGAGCCGGCCTACGAGGCACACATCCGCGTGCTGCGGACGGATCAGGGCGTGAGCACGCGGCCGGACGCGGAGGTGGTGCGCTTCCTGGCCGAGGCCACGGGGAACGCGCCCGAGACGGTGTCCTTCGGCACGGAGGCCCCGCAGCTCACGGCGCTGGGCGCGGAGGCGGTGGTGTTCGGCCCGGGAGACATCCGGATCGCCCACCAGACAGGCGAGTACGTGCCCATCGATGATCTCGTGCGCTGCGAGGCGGCGCTCTCGCGCGCCATCACCCGCTTCTGCGGAAGCTGA